From the Desulfobulbaceae bacterium genome, the window CGGGGACTGTCGGACTCCAGGTAAGGAGAATTTTTATTGCCATCAAAAACGTAATCGGTACTGATGTGAAAAAGTGTGAAGCCCATGGTTTTCGAGGCTATGGCCAGGTTTCTGGCTCCTATGCCGTTAACGGCAAATGCTTGTGCAGGGTTTTCTTCACAGGCCTCCACATTATGCATGGCGGCGGTGTTGATTACGAGGTCGGGGTGAATGGTATGTAG encodes:
- a CDS encoding sugar nucleotide-binding protein encodes the protein MKIAVIGANGQLGIDVCQAFKNNNDEVIKLNHDIFDITDSKAVTEKLHTIHPDLVINTAAMHNVEACEENPAQAFAVNGIGARNLAIASKTMGFTLFHISTDYVFDGNKNSPYLESDSPR